The Alnus glutinosa chromosome 1, dhAlnGlut1.1, whole genome shotgun sequence region CTTTTAGGCCGGGAAAGGTATATTCTGTTGAGTTCATCCGTTTTTCTTTTATAGCCAGCGTTCACTTCcagcttctcttcttctttcgaTGTGGGACTAAAAGCTTatgggtttttcttttatagccAGTGTTCACTTCCAGCTTCTCTTATTTTTTCGGTGTGGGACTAAAAGCTTCCGGGCATTGATTTGAAAGACCAACATGTGCATGCCTTGCCAAGGTAATGGAGGATTCGCTTGACAACGAGAGAGATCAGAACGATAACACTGCAGACAACAACGACAACCAAGTGGGGGTATACTCCAAACTCTGTCCctctttccccccccccccggcaTCTTTAATTCTCAGTCCTCTGTTTCAGATTCCTTTCTTGATCAATATCACCACGGATCCCATACgcgaaaagaaaaaggtaggAGATCGAATGGAATCAATCACAGGAGATCGATCGAAGCTGCGTAAAGTTGTTGAGATGGAGAGCTACACTATATATTAATAATAGTGTAGAACAGAGAAGTCTGAATGCAACGAAAGGAGGGTGTGAGAACAGAGAAGAGTTGACCAAACCATAGACTTTTAGAGGGGCCTCTTAAATATTACTATATCATTATTATCATCAATCTTGGAGCAGTTCATGCGAAAATACGAATGAGCGTTGTAAATAGAGATGATCCTAAATTCctaatcattttcctttagaGGTTTAAATGgaggtatatatataggtaggtaggcggttagcggttattaaccgttttttccaaaccctataaccgctTTTGAAAGCGGTTATGTAGTtatacggttagcggttagcggttttaaagcggttaacggttttaaagcggttacAACCGCttcgtttgtacacccctaatgcATCCTATTCAACCAGTCTAAAGTGAGAGACAACTTCTATATAAGataccccaaaaaaaattaagtctagTCCAGCAGCTTTTAAGGACCAAGAATAACGGAAACCCAAGTGGACAAGATTTGTATCAATGAATAATTTCCCGTCATAATCAGTTTACACGATCATGTGAGCCAAGTATCCTGACTTATGCAAACTATCAAATTCAAAGGCATCGAAAATGTGCTACCATCAATGAAGCTTTCCCGGTCATCACATAAATTCAAATTCACTGATGGTTCTTCTGCTATTTGCAATAACAAGCTACAGACATGAagttggttttttcttttcattaattcACTAGCAGAGAGAATTTAAATTAGAGCAACCCAAGAGTTGTGGAAATTAGAGGAACGCAAATTGCAATAACCTGCTTCAAGAACTCCTGGTCTGTTTTCATGTACCCAGATTTAACCGCCTCTTCCTTCGCCGTAGGTTCTTTACAATTCTCCATCATTTCGAGAATGTTAGTGTGCAAATTCTCCGCCACAAACTCCGCAGCCTTCTTGCCTCCATGTCCAtcataaacaccaaaaaaccCCTACACGTTACCAACAAAACCAAACACAATCAGCAACCGCCAATTATCCACGTACTATACAAGCCTCATacagcataaaaaaaaaaccaaaaaaaaagaagaacggTATAAAAAaacgtataaaaaaaaaacgaaaaataaagagaaccCAGTaacttactttgtttgatttgccTTGTAAGCAAGGAAGGATCTTGTGGGTGTCTTCCATGAATTTCTTCTTGCCTTTGACGGAGGAAACCCAGACGCCGATTTCACCGAGGCATACGGCGTCGTCTTGGGGCGCGGGGTCTCGGGATGTGGACCTATCCGTTTGGATTTCCTGCAAGACACTTGGGATCTCAATCTTGGGGGGCCTTTTCCGCTTCAGCGAAGAAGAAACAGAGGGTTTCACGGCGGTGGTGGTGTTCATGTCTGAAACAAACGAAAACTCGCTCGCCATTGTAacaaacacagagagagagagagagagcgagagagagagagcgagagagaggcaGAGGCTCCAACGGCTATAacgaatgagagagagagagtaattaAATGTGTGGAGTGAAGTGGGGAGGGCAGTCAAAGTAAATGGAAGGCCGTTAGGGTTTGTGGGGGTCAAAGAATAATATTTTGGCCGCGAGCCGTTAGGATCCCTGGTCAAAACTTTGAAGGCTTTACTACTACTCTACCTGGAGGGAAAATTTTCCAAGTATGGGTTCGATTTTTAGGCGAGATATACTCTAATACTCCAAAATTAGGGTCGCTGTTTCAGGTAAGataacacagagagagagagagaagcttcaTAAAAAATTAGGGTCCCCGAGACCTATTCATCCATAGATAGTAAATTATCCACTTTTTAGAATCAATTAATCTCCATTTGGTGCAAAAATGAGAGAAGCTTCgtaaaactttttgaaaaatgatagcTACACTTGGTCCGTGACATAAGCTTGATAAATTTATTGGAAATGATGGCTTCACTTGGTCCGTGTGGATCGtgtccttcttttatttttctactttttaaaattaatattcaatCTGTAGAGCTCATATTAAAATATACTAAACtctacaaattaaataataattttaaaaagtaaaaaaaaataagagaatgatgaaagaataaaatgaaTCATTCCCTGTCTAGCCAATTTCAAAACAATGTAATGCACACAGGTTAAATGTCAAAATTTCATCTACCATTTGgcctcaaaattaattaaaacaaagaaaaaagaaaaaaagaggtaaCCATATTAATGTGAATCACTATTTTCAAAATGGTGAAAATATGGACCTCTAATAACAAAAACCTATATAAGCTGCACTTAAgacaaatataaattatatgtgATAATATGACACCTAAAGTTGCCAGCGTAACCTGTAGATTTGAAATCAGTGCTTCTACACGTGTACAAATGTACAATATTATTCTATATTTTTGTATTGCCCATAATTTCTAACAACATTCTATATATAGTCTTAGCAAGATGGGAAAGGGTTAATGATTTATTAGGTGTGAAATAATACAATGTTTAAGGAACTCTTGACGTTATCGAAGTAAATGATCAACAATAAGAACATTCTAATACGTTGTGGATTCTTATCAAAGACTTGTATAATTTAATGGTGCCATGTGAATAGCTAAAAACATATAAAGTGTATGATTAACCCAATAAAAAAAGTTTCATAAGCCAACAAGAGGCTACACCAATTCTTCCTTAATCCTTATTGCCTACTAAGATCCCTTGTTTGGGAGGCAAAAGATCTTCTTTCTAAGAGTTTGAAACTATGATATGTCTAAGAGGTCTAATATTGAAATAGTTTTAGAGGTTTGTCTTGACTTTATTTGTGtcaacaaacaattcaaaatgcctcaattattttaaattgagttTCGGTCCCGATTTGAAgcacttttttttaatacaaaataagttattcatatataaaaactttaaacaCATGAGCGGACCTAGCccaacccaatttttttaaaaaaaaaaattcgcccTGGTCTAAACATAAATATGGTTATTTTTTTGCTAGCAACATGTATAAATACAGTTGTATTCATATATAATGCCTCAcaaaatgtatatttttgttattttcaattAGTAGAGGCTCACGAATGGTCAAGATTGTAATGATTTTGGAAATTTGTGCAATTATATAATTATccatacaaaaaagaaagaaccatcCAAGCAGAAAGGAAATTTGTgcaattattatataaataattaaatatccaTACAAAGCCAAGCGGAAAAGGATGCAAAGGCGGGTCTTTATACACAAGTAAACCAAACGGCGTCGTCGAGTGTTTTAAAAATGTCGTCTATTTGTTTGTATTATCTTTTGGTTCGCCcactcctcctcctctctcccATCGGGTACAATGTTACTCTTTGCAATTCCTCCTCAACCACCTCTCTCCAGCCCACACTCTCACACCTGTGCCCTCCATTTCTACACCTCCCTTCACTCTCTCGGACCAAATACTCACAGAAGACGCTCCTTCCTCCTCTTCGCCCGCTCTTCCTCTCCCTCTTCGCTCGCAAGCTCTAGCCCAAGCCACACGCTCCGCCACGTGTCCCAAGACGACGATGAGCCCGACGGAGCCATGGTCTCTTCCGCCTCCGCCCTCGCCTCCGCCATTCGCAGAGCCTCCACCTCGCCCGTGGAGTTCATGCAGCGGATCGACAAGGACCAAAAGAGTCGCCTCGTCCTCCCGAGCCCCGATTTTCAGAGACTCTGCGTCGAGCAGCTAGACCTCTTTCGCCGAATCGTCGATCCCGACGCTCTGCTCACGGTCTGTCAGTTACTCAGTCTGTCCGTTTTTCCATTAGCTCTGTTTGGCTGCCGAGAAAATTTCAGGTGTTTTAGCTAAAATAAGTGAGGGATGAATATCTCTGGAAACAGTCTCCTCAAATCCTAACTACTATGTTCAAATTAAGTATATTAGATTTTACCGCCTCTGCATTTATCACATGCGTAATGCTGAGTTcatattttagaatattcttaatttttcttgaattcaTTGCAGACCACTTAAAATCTGTACAATTAATATGAAAATAGTGGTTAGGAATTGAGGAAGTTGAGTTCCGTAAGAATTATGATCCAAAATGGAGCAGCATTTTGATCTGGAAAATGTTATTAAATTAGATTAAGCttattttagaaagaaaagtAATTAAAGTGGTTTATGTAGGTCTATGTAAGACCAGCTGGTAGTTATGTCATGGACCGTCTAGAGCTACGTCGTGTTACTGTTTATCCTGGAGGAGTGGATGTATCTGACACTGTTATCATAGTCGGCAATTTCAGTATTCCGACAGGTTTGCGCGCAGCAGAAGCTGCACTCTCCAATCAACAagtatgatattttttattttggtgtgTCACTCACTGGCTTTCAATTTTTGCTCGTTTTTGTTAATGATGGTTATTATTgattgaattgaattgaatttcaAATTGAAATTGTAGGTAGAAGTTGTGCCTGAGAATAGGGCTGTGGTTTTTCCAATGGTGAAACATCCATTTGTGTTGGGATTCTTGGTTGCCGAGCTTGCGATGGAAATGTGTGGGAATGAAGAGAGTGAAGGGCACGATTTGATTCACTGTTCACCTTCTCCAGAGGAAGCATATGCTTCGCCTCTCAGCTCGGGTATGAAATCATGGGAAATTCAGAGTGTCAAGGAAGAGCCGAAGAGAATGTACAGGTTTAGTGCTGAGCAAAGAGCAAATGCTATCAACATAGCTCGGTCTCTAGCTATGGCTTATGTTATGGATCAGGTAGATAACTTGTGTCTTTCTCTGGCATTGTATTTTGGAAATAGAGTGGTAGTACTTTGTGACAATGTGGCATTACTCGTTAGAGTGCCGTTTAATGAAAGAGGACAAAGACTGAATGTTTATTCTGTTGTTTAATATATGTGGTTGAAGTTGCCTCTGCTCTTGGTATTGATGTCCCCAACCGATGCTTGCTCATATGCTTGTCACCTACAACTGGTTATATGAACTCacgttaagattttttttttttaataagagaattttataaaaagtgtaaggtgACCCTaaagtacaccggaagtatacacaaggacaCCAAAGacaagtaagaaaaaaaataaccggaaaaagactaaaaagaaaCCCACAACCCAACATCACTACTTTCTTTTGCCTTTACCAAGGCTAGACCCTTCATAATTAATAGAACACTTCAAGTTTTTCAGTTCCCTATGGCATTTTGGCTCGGAAGCAGAACCTGCCTTCAAAAGAGGGAGAGGGACCCGAGACAACCCATCCAACACCTGGGGGAAAGACCACGCACCCATCAGAAACAAAGCAACAGCTGCATCTTCTCTAGCCTTCTAGTCCTGAGGAAAAATTCCATCACCCTCCCACGGATAATCATCACCGTCCTCGACCCAAGAAATATCTTCCTCCTCAACTGATTCATCACCCTCCTCAACCCAGTCAAGACAATCCTCTCATCCGAGTTAATCCCATCATACCAATCCAAAAGTCTCGGAGACGCCGTAACCTCATGATTTGAGACCTTCAAAGCAAACTCTGAGGACTGAAGAACGACCCTCAACACCAGACCCACGTTAAGAATTCTAATTATGCTAATTGAGTTTGACACATTTTACAAAAACTTCATAATAAGAGTGCTAAACTGACAGTATAACTGTATAAGCAAGGAATTCAAGTCTGTAAAGTGCTTTAATGGTTGCCTGGGGAAACTTTGGCCTctataaatatcaattttagTTCACTCTGTATGTTTTTAATCATCTGCTATCAGTTGGGTTTAAAACTGATGAGTTTGAGTTGTAGCTTTGTAATCACCTTGGTTATAATTCTTCTTacttgttttttattgttttgactGCGTTGCATGTCACTCTATAAGTTTTTGGCATATTTGggttttacactttttttattttattttcttttcttttttctttttcattccgAACACTTGCTAACTTGCTTGCTTCTTCCACAGAAAGCAATGTTACTCAAGCAATCATCGTGGCAAAATAATGTCAGGATGAGCAATCTCGTTGAGCAAGTAAGCtgtcttgcttttttttttttgttgctgttTGGTTTCTACAGTCGTTTATTAAACTTATTGTGATTGTCCTTGCATTAAAATCTCTCAACAGATTCGTGGTCCTCTTTCTAGCATCCGGACTTTAAGTAAGATGCTGTCTATTCAGCTGAAGAGAAGTGAGGTACATGTGCTACTTTGCGTATTTAATCTGGAATCCAatcattatgtttttatttttaaacttatATCTGTAATAAATGATCTGGCAGATTGCTTATGACATTGTC contains the following coding sequences:
- the LOC133865941 gene encoding chloroplast sensor kinase, chloroplastic isoform X2: MLLFAIPPQPPLSSPHSHTCALHFYTSLHSLGPNTHRRRSFLLFARSSSPSSLASSSPSHTLRHVSQDDDEPDGAMVSSASALASAIRRASTSPVEFMQRIDKDQKSRLVLPSPDFQRLCVEQLDLFRRIVDPDALLTVYVRPAGSYVMDRLELRRVTVYPGGVDVSDTVIIVGNFSIPTGLRAAEAALSNQQVEVVPENRAVVFPMVKHPFVLGFLVAELAMEMCGNEESEGHDLIHCSPSPEEAYASPLSSGMKSWEIQSVKEEPKRMYRFSAEQRANAINIARSLAMAYVMDQKAMLLKQSSWQNNVRMSNLVEQIRGPLSSIRTLSKMLSIQLKRSEIAYDIVEDMLVQGDHMRDTLQQIQDAVYLTKANIVHYNEETLKKVHSSTYTHESVRSQLPDNFSRDGSRNKMQNSSKPLSLNAVAKDLEMPLPPLALAPLQHGIRKTMQCF
- the LOC133865941 gene encoding chloroplast sensor kinase, chloroplastic isoform X1; translated protein: MLLFAIPPQPPLSSPHSHTCALHFYTSLHSLGPNTHRRRSFLLFARSSSPSSLASSSPSHTLRHVSQDDDEPDGAMVSSASALASAIRRASTSPVEFMQRIDKDQKSRLVLPSPDFQRLCVEQLDLFRRIVDPDALLTVYVRPAGSYVMDRLELRRVTVYPGGVDVSDTVIIVGNFSIPTGLRAAEAALSNQQVEVVPENRAVVFPMVKHPFVLGFLVAELAMEMCGNEESEGHDLIHCSPSPEEAYASPLSSGMKSWEIQSVKEEPKRMYRFSAEQRANAINIARSLAMAYVMDQKAMLLKQSSWQNNVRMSNLVEQIRGPLSSIRTLSKMLSIQLKRSEIAYDIVEDMLVQGDHMRDTLQQIQDAVYLTKANIVHYNEETLKKVHSSTYTHESVRSQLPDNFSRDGSRNKMQNSSKPLSLNAVAKDLEMPLPPLALAPLQHGIRPCSVSDVLADLVEAVRPLAHKQQRMVELSKLSDPLQVAVEEPALRQALSNLIEGALLRTHAGGKVEIVFTGAPAGGTLVVIDDDGPDMHYMTQMHSLTPFGADLFSEDMVEDSMTWNFVAGLTVAREILESYGCVIRVISPRTTDAALGAGGTRVELWLPSFTDLADLNGHAQEG